The following are encoded together in the Bactrocera neohumeralis isolate Rockhampton chromosome 6, APGP_CSIRO_Bneo_wtdbg2-racon-allhic-juicebox.fasta_v2, whole genome shotgun sequence genome:
- the LOC126762374 gene encoding probable fatty acid-binding protein: protein MLKKKSLNDEEINNQNSRNRRKTSLSLPYEPVAKWEGKIYKLVDGTNFDQYMAALGVGPVLRKIGNSVRPVIALRKNGIYYSLITASDFTTTIQRFELCVPFDEFTLDGRQMRTTFSLYNNVLIQHQMGNIPSTIVREFHEDKMIAKYMVKDVEAVRVFQAADEEMCRLIWEANVAKRYQI from the coding sequence atgttaaaaaagaaaagtcTCAACGATGAAGAAATTAACAATCAAAATTCAAGAAACAGGAGGAAAACGTCATTAAGTTTACCGTATGAACCAGTGGCAAAATGGGAAGGAAAGATATATAAACTCGTGGACGGTACAAACTTCGATCAATATATGGCGGCTCTCGGTGTTGGTCCTGTTTTGCGCAAAATTGGAAACTCTGTACGACCGGTTATAGCATTACGTAAGAATGGCATATATTACTCACTCATAACGGCTTCTGACTTTACCACGACCATACAACGCTTTGAACTGTGTGTACCCTTCGATGAGTTCACTTTGGACGGACGTCAAATGCGGACCACCTTCTCGCTGTACAACAACGTATTGATTCAGCATCAAATGGGCAATATTCCCTCAACTATAGTACGGGAGTTCCACGAGGACAAAATGATCGCCAAATATATGGTGAAAGATGTTGAGGCTGTGCGTGTGTTCCAAGCAGCAGATGAGGAAATGTGTAGACTGATTTGGGAGGCCAATGTCGCTAAAAGATATCAAATATAG